GGGGCGGCCGGCTGCGACGCTACCCCGCTGGTGGACTTCCGTGATTTGGGCACTGCACTCTTCACCGAACGGCTCCGGACCCATGCAGACCGGTCCCTATTGTGTAGATCTACATCGTAGACTTACTATGTAAACATCGCGTAGCAGAACACGCATCGTCAGCGGGTGCCGACCCGTTCAGCACCACTCACACGAACCGTGTCGCCCTCCGGCCCCAGCCGAGAAGGACGCGACGAACGCGTTGTGACCGTCGCGTGGATTCGCGTGCATCGCCCGGACCAACCGAAGTGGATACCCCACTTCGGGAGAAGAGGCCACCATGGCTGCCCACTCCCCGCTCCCCGAGCCCGAGCCCGGCACCGTCGCGCTGTTCGCCCTGGAGGATCGCGTCCGCCTGGTGCTCTCCGGCGAGCTCGACCTGGCCACCAAGGCAGACCTGCTCCGAGCTGTCCGGGAGGCCGTGCGGTACGACCAGCCGGTCGAGGTCGATACCCGCCACGTCACCTTCATGGACTCGTCAGCGATCACTACTTTGAGCCGGCTTACCCAGCACACCGACCAGCGCCCCATCTTCATCAGCCCGTCCGACGTGGTCCGGTTCCTGCTCGACGTCACCATGATCGGCGAGCTCGTCGACGTCGTCGACCACGACGGGGCCCTGCCCGCCGCCACCGCCGTCCACCAGGCGTCGGTCACCACATCAGCTTGAGCCCGCACCGGCCGCTCTCGGCCGGGCCCGGCCACCCCGCACGCTTCTCTGGCCTGGCCTGGCCTGGCCTGGCCGCTGCACTCCGCACGCTCTTGGCCTGGACGCATTCACCACGACTCGTAAGTCAGCCCAAGATGCGGCCTCCGGTCGCACAGGTCAGGCTGCTACCTCCCGTGGCGCACACCCGGTCCAGCCGACCGCCCCCGTGCCGCCTTCTCATTTCCCCAGAACGGATCTCACATGACTGCACCGCGCACGAACGCCACCTCCGCGACCCGCGACACCCGACGGGCCAGGACCACCGGGCTCGCCGCAGCGGCCGCCGGCATCCTTGTCTTCAACATCTCCCCGTTCATGAACTGGGTCAACCCGGCCGACGGCGCCGACCCCCGAACCGGGTACGAGACCGACTCCCTCGTGCCCTTCATCGCCTACCTCGGCCTGGGCCTGCTCCTCGCCCTGGTCTACGCCACCAAGCGCGCACGCCGTGGCCAGCACCGCGGCCTCACCCTCGTCACGATGGCCGTCGGCATCGCCGCGACCCTGCAGTGCCTCGCCTTCGCCATCAACCCGATGGGCGGCCTCGAGCGCGGCGACGACCTCTCCTCCGACATCGGCGTGTGGATCGGCCTCATCGGCGCCGCGATCTGGGCCGTCGGCGCCGCCATGCTCGCCAAGGAGATCGAGGGCGACGACGACGAGCGCACCGAGAACTACACCCGCGACGACGCCCACAACGACTGACAGATGAGGGCCGCCTCACCGCGGCCCCCCGCTGAGGCGAGCGGCGCAGCACAGGCCGCTCGCCTCAGCTGTCGCCGGCGGACCCGACGCCGGCCGAGCGACAACCAGAAAGGGCCCACGTGAACACGAATCAAAAGGCAGTCGATGCGTCCGCCACCGCCGGTACTGGCGCGGTGGGCGAGCACCCCGAGCCCGCCGAGCGCCAGCGCGTCAAGCACGACGGCCCCCTGCGCACGGCGGTCGTGGTCAATCCCGCACGGGTCGAGGGCCTGGACGAGCTTCGCGCCACCATCGAAGAGACCCTGGCCGCGGCGGGCTGGCCGGTCCCGCTGTGGTTCGAGACCACGCCGGAGGACCCCGGCGCCGGCCAGGCCCGCCAGGCGGTCGCAGAGGGCGCCGAGGTCGTCTTCGTCAGCGGCGGGGACGGCACCGTTCGCTCGTGCGTCCAGGGCCTCGCCGGCAGCGAGGCCGCACTGGCCGTGCTGCCCGCCGGCACCGGCAACCTCCTGGCGACCAACCTCGGCCTGCCCGACGACCCCACCGAGGGCGTGCGGCTCGCCGTCGACCGCGGACGTCACCTCCTCGACATCGGCGAGGTCGACGGCCAGGCCTTCGCCGTCATGGCCGGCATGGGCTTCGACGCCAAGCTGCTCGAGTCCGCCTCCACCACCCTCAAGGCGCGCATCGGCTCGCTGGCCTACGTGCTCTCCGCCCTCAAGCACCTCCGCGACCGCCCGATGCGCGTCCAAATCCAGATCGACGACCACCCACCGTTCCGCCGGCGCGCACGCACCGTCGTCATCGGCAACGTCGGCCGCCTGCAAGGCGGCGTCCGACTCCTCGCCGACGCCGAACCAGATAACGGCCAGCTCGACGTCGCCATCCTCGCCCCCCGGCACCTCGCCCACTGGGCGGCCATGGCCTGGGGCATCCTCCGCCGACACGAGCACGTGCCCCGGATGGAGGTGCTGCGCGGCTCACGCATCACCATCACCAGCGACCGCGACCAACCCTGCCAGCTCGACGGCGACGTCATCGAGCCACGCCGGGTTCTCGCGGCGACCGTCCGACCCGCAGCGCTATGGCTGTGCGTCTACCAGCCCGATCGCAGCCCCGACCTCGCGGAAGGTGCACCCAAGGGCCGCTAGCGTCGACCACCGACGGGCGTCGGTCAGGCGAGGACCGCTTCAGGCGCGTGGTGGTCGGCGGACGCGACGGCTACGTCAGCCCTCATCCGCTCCACCTCGGCGACTTCCGCCCGTCCCGGCCGCATGGCGAGCAGGGCCCAGAGGATGCAGGCGAGGTCCACGACTTCCTGCAGCCACGCGCCGACGATCGCCGGCAGCATCCCGGCCGCCGCGACGCCCATCAGTCCCACCGACATGGCCACGCCGATACCGATGGCCTGCCAGGCCACGCGCATGGTTCGGTGGCCGATCTGGACGGCCCGAGCGCTGCGGGAGAGGTCGTCGATCGTGATGACGACGTCGGCGGACTCGCTGGCCGCGCTGGCCCCCCGCGCTCCCATCGCGACGCCGACGTCGGCGGCCGCAAGCACGGGCGCGTCGTTGACGCCGTCGCCCACCATCATCACCGGCCGTGGATCGGCGGCGCGCACCGCCGCGACCTTGTCCTGCGGCAGCAGCTCTGCGCGCACGTCGTCGATGCCCGCCTCGGCGCCGATGTGCCGGGCGACGTGCTCGCCGTCGCCGGTGAGCATCATCGTGGTGCGCACGCCGGCGCGGTGCAGGGAGGCCATCGTCGCCCGGGCCTCGGCCCGCAGCTGGTCGGCCAGCGCGACATACCCGGCGTAGCGCCCGTCCACCGCCACGTGCACGCCGGTGGCTCCAGCGGGCAGCCGGGACGTGTCCTGACCGGTCTCGCGCTCCACGAAGCGGGCACTGCCGACCACGACGGCGTGGCCACCCACCGTCCCGCGCACTCCGTTCGCGGGAATCTCGGTAACGTCCTCCGCGGCGGGGACGGTGCCTCCGCCGGTGCGCGCCTGGTCCACGACGGCGGCCGCGAGCGGGTGGTTCGAGTGCTGCTCGACCGCCGCCGCCAGTGCCAGCATCTCCGCCGGGGCCATGCCCTCGGTGCGGACAGCGGTGACGCGCGGTTTGCCGTAGGTGAGGGTGCCGGTCTTGTCGAAGGCGACCGTGCGTACGCGGGCCAGCTGCTCGAGTGTCCCGCTGCTCTTGACGATCACCCCGTTGCGGGCCGCACGCGACATGCCGCTCATGAACGCCACCGGGGCGGCGATGATCAGCGGGCAGGGCGTGGCGACGACGAGCACCTCGGCCATCCGGGCGGGGTCCCCGGAGACGATCCACGCGCCGACGGCCAGGGCCAGGGCACCGATGGTGAACGGCACCGCGACCCGGTCGGCCAGCCGCACGAACGGCGCCTTGGACTCCTGGGCCTCGCGGACGAGCGCGATGATGCGCTGGTACTGGGAGTCTGCCGCGGTAGCGGTGGCGCACACCTCGATGGCCTCCCCGCCGTTGATGGCACCGGAGAGCAGATCGTCCCCGTGGGCGTGGTCGACCGGCAAGGACTCCCCGGTGAGCGAGGACTCGTCGAGGCTCGCGCCGTCGGACTCCAGCACACCGTCCACGGGGACCACCTCGAAGGGGCGCACCACGAGACGGTCGCCGATCGCGACGTCGTCGACCGGTACGTCGGTGAGCTGCCCGTCCGCACCCAGCCGGTGGGCGGTGCGGGGCGCGTTCTCCAGCAGCCCGGTCAGCTCCCGCCGGGCACGCCCGGCCGCGTAATCCTCCAGCGCCTCGCCACCGGAGAGCATCAGGCACACGACGAGCGTTGCCCAGTACTCCCCCACCGCCACGGTGGAGGCGATGGCGGTGACGGCCAAAAGGTCGATCCCGTACCTGCCCGAGCGCAGGTCGTCCACCATGCCGCGCGCCTGCAAGAGCGCGACGACGGCGGCGAGGGCGGAGATGACCCATCGGGCGGCGGTCTCCTGGCCACCGAGCTCGAGCACACCGCCGATCAAACCGGCGGTGATGGTCGCGATGACCACCGGGTATCCGAGCAGGCCGCTGAGGAACTTCCGCATACGTCATTGATACGCCGGATTTACCCTTGCGTATAGCAAGGAAAGGCTCACCTCAGGAGCGCAACCGGGGCAGACCCGCCGTCGTGCGCCATTTTGTTAAGCTTGAATCATTCCATGATCCTGCCCACTGGGAACCGGGTCGAGACGCGACAGGTAAACGCTTGAACCTGGGAGCCCCACGGGTTCCAGACGCCAGCAGCGGCTCGTGGGTTCGCAACGCTGAGGCCTTTTAAGGCGGGCATGGTCTGCACAGTCGGCAATCAATGACGCATTGTTGCCTGCCGTCACCCCCTGCTCGTGGCGGCTGGTCGACAAGCAATGAACGGGCGTCGGTCGTGACCTGTCCGTATGCGCCAGAACATCACGGTCGCCCTGGGTCATCCTGCTGCTGGCCGGCGTCTTCGCCGGCGGCGTGACCGTGTCGATCGGGGTGCTCGTCCACGAGGCCTCCGTCGTCGTCGTCATCGCCGACGCCATGCGGCTTCTGCGCCGGTAGGACACCACTGCCACGGTGCCCACCACCACGAGTGCGCCGGCCGCGGCGGCAGAGCTCGCGACCCGCTGAACCGCAGGGCCGCCGGACGGGCACCGTCCGTCCGGGCCCGTGGGCCCGCGCGTAAAGCGACGTCGTCCGTGCCTGTCAGTCACAGCCAGACGCACACCGGACCGGGCAGAAGGACCTTCAGATCAGAGGATAAGTGGAGGGTGCTCGATTCCCTTTCACGAAGATCTCGTTGCCGCTTGAACGGCACCTTCACCGAGGGCGTGCAGCGCCAAGGTGGCGTGCGCATACGCGCCGCCCGCACGCATCTCGGCGGCGACCCAGATCGCCTCCATGATCTCCTCGGGGCTCGCTCCCCTGCGCGCTGCCAGCTTGGTGTGACCGTCGATGCAGTACGGGCACTGCGTCACATGGGCGACGGCAACAGCGATCAGCTGCTTGATCTTCTCCGGCAGCGCGCCGTCAGCGAACACGGCCCGACTGAACTCCTCGAACGCCCCGTGGATCTCCGGCGCCAGCTCTCTGCGCCGAGCGGCGAGCTCCGGGGTGGTGCGGTGGTACATCGTCTCGTCCATGAGATTCCTTTCATCACGGTGTGGAACGCTGGAGGGCACGGGCTCCGTGCCGCTCGCAGGCGATATCAGCCGCCTTCTGGGAGGCCCACGTCCGGCGGCCCATCCCCGGACCTGACCGACTCATCGCTCCGGCGCGTGATGCGTTCGGCGAGCATCGGAGTGCGGCCTTCGGTCTCCGGCCCGCCGTAGAGAGACTCGAGGACGCCACTGTCTGAGCGCGAGTGCTCCATGGCGGCGACCTCCGGGTGGTGCAGGTCGAAGGCCGGCCGCTCCGAGCGGATGCGCGGCAGCGAGGTGAAGTTGTGGCGCGGGACCGGGCAGGCGGTGGCCCACTCGAGGGAGCTGCCGAAGCCCCAGGGGTCGTCGACGATGACGGTGCGTGGGCCACGCTGCGTCTTGTAGACGTTGTAGAGGAACGGCAGCGTGGACACGGCCAGGATGGCGGCGCCGACCGTGGAGATCTGGTGGTAGAGCTGGAAGCCGTCCTCGGGGAGGTAGTCCGCGTATCGGCGGGGCATGCTCTGGGCGCCGAGCCAGTGCTGGACCAGGAAGGTGGTCTGAAAGCCGACGAACAACAGCCAGAAGTTGATCTTCCCCAGCCTCTCGTCGAGCATGCGCCCGGTCCATTTCGGCCACCAGAAATAGAAGCCGGAGTACATCGCGAACACGACGGTGCCGAAGACGACGTAGTGGAAGTGCGCGACGATGAAATAGGTGTCGTGAACCTGGAAGTTCATCGGCGGGCTGGCGATGATGACCCCGGTCAGGCCCCCGAAGAGGAACGTGGCGAGAAATCCCAGCGCGAAAAGCATCGGCGTCTCGAACGTGACCTTTCCACGCCACATGGTGCCTAACCAGTTGAAGAACTTGATCCCGGTGGGGACCGCGATGAACATGCTCATCAGCGAGAAGAAGCTCAGAGCAACGCCGCCCGTGGTGAACATGTGGTGCGCCCAGACGGTCATCGAGAGCGCCGCGATCGCGATGGTGGCGAAGACGAGGCCCTTGTAGCCGAAGACGGGCTTCCGCGAGAAGACGGGCAGGACCTCCGTGACGATGCCGAAGAACGGCAACGCGATGATGTAGACCTCCGGGTGGCCGAAGAACCAGAAGAGGTGCTGCCACAGCAGGGCCCCACCCGCATCGGGGCTGTAGACCTGTCCGCCGAGGACCCGGTCAACCGCCAGGCCGAACAGGGCTGCCGCCAGCACCGGGAAGGCCATCAGCACCAGGATCGACGTGATGAGAGCGTTCCAGGTGAAGATTGGCATCCGAAACATGGTCATGCCCGGGGCACGCAGCGTGATGACGGTCGCGATGAGGTTGACGGCCCCGAAGATCGTCGCGAACCCGGTCATCGCCAGGCCCATCACCCACAGGTCGCCACCCAGCCCCGGGGAGAACACGGCGTTCGACAACGGGTTGTATGCCGTCCAGCCGAAACTCGCCGCACCCTTCGGGGTGAGGGAGCCACTGACCACGATGAGGCCACCGAAGAGAAAGAGCCAGTACGAGAACATGTTCAGCCGAGGAAACGCCACGTCCGGTGCACCGATCTGCAAGGGCACCATGATGTTGGCCAGACCGGTGAAAAGTGGCGTCGCGAACAACAGCATCATGATCGTGCCGTGCATCGTGAACAGCTGGTTGTACTGCTCGTGGGACTGCACGAGCTGTAGGCCAGGCGCGAGCAGCTCAGCCCGCATCAGCAGAGCGAGCACGCCGCCGATCATGAAAAACCCGAACGAGGTGACCAGATAGAGGTACCCGATCACTTTGTGGTCGGTCGAGGTCACCCACGACACGAGCGTCTTCCCCCAGTGCTGTCTGCGCGGCGGAAGTCCAGGTACGACTCCGGTGGGCAACTCAGCGGTGGCAGCCATCACAGGCTCCTTTCGATGTCAGAGCCGGCCGGCCGGCCACGGGAGCATTCCCTCGGCCACGGTGCCCCCGCTTCGACGGGCAGACAGTCAATGAGATAATTGCCAGATGGGAGCGACCGGCACCGTGCACGGACGACCTGCCGGAGCGGGTTCGACCCGGGTACGTGTGTTGCAGACGCTGCGTGACGTGCCCGAGGGTCTGGGTGCGCACGAGCTTGCCGCCAAGCTCGACCTGCACCCCAACACGGTGCGATTCCACCTCGGCCGGCTCGAGCAGGACGGCTTGGTGCACCGTCGGGTCGCTCACCCGAGCGTTCCCGGGCGTCCCCCGCTGCGCTTCACCGCGGCCCCGCAGCCCAACGCGCTCGGCACACGGCGAGAATTTCGGGCTCTGGCAGAGGCACTGGCCAGCGTCCTCGCCGATCAGGTGCCCGGAGCGCCCGAGCTGACCGAACAGACGGGCCGGGCTTGGGCGCAGCGTCTGACGGAAGCCTGGACCGGCCCACCACCTGACGCGAACGAGGCGATCGACATGCTGGCCGACGCCTTGGCCGGCATCGGATTCGATCCGCAGATCACGTCGGACCGTCACCAGCTCTCGCTGTTGCAGCGGCACTGCCCGTTCCTCGAGGTCGCGCAGGAGCACCGGGACGTCGTCTGCTCGCTGCAGCTGGGAGTGATCCGCGGCGTGCTCGAACGTCTGGGCGCGCCCGTCGAGGTCACGCGCTTGGTGCCCTTCGCCCTTCCCCAGGGATGCTTGGTGCAGTTCACGCAGAAATAAGCGTTCCGGATCGCCGTGCCACGTACGAGCAGACGGGATCCGTGTCGTCGACGATCGGCGCCGACCTGAGCGCGCCCACCGGCTGTCCATGGAGTCACCGAAGGCTGGGCCCGTGGTCAAGGCAAGGCACGCACTTCGCGACGTAGCGCTCGCCGCGCGGCTCCCGTCGCACATGCCCCCGTTCGTCCGGTCCGGGAGTCGCGGCGAACCCGCCCCCGCCGGGACGACACGGGGACGCCACCGGGCACACAACGGGCGCTCGTGCACCCAGGTTCGGCCGCTTGCCACCGATGCACGAAACCCAAGTTCGTCGCTCACATCTGCCTCCACATGTAGGCCCTTGCATCCTCCGACGTTCCGGGAGTTAATACAAGGAGTAGTTGTACAAAGAGGAGGCGGGTGTCATGAATTCACGTGGCGCGTCGGGGTCGCCACAGAGTCCGACCGAGGGGCGTCACGCCGAGCTGTCGTCGCGGCTGACTGAGCACGCCTACGCCCTGATCGAGGCCGTGGCGCGGGCAACGGATACCGCCCCGCGAGCACCGTCCATCGAGCACGTCGTAGCCATGCGCCGCGAGTTGTCGGACTACCTCAACGGGGAGGTCCTGCCCCATCTGCGCACGGAGGAGGAAATCCTCTACAACTTCGCCCGGGGTGCCGGGCAGGGGACGCTCGTCGCCTCGATGGAGGTCGACCATCGGGCCATGCTTCGCCAGGTCGAGCAGGTTGACCGGGCCGCGAGCCCGCTCGATGCGGCCATGGCGGCCCGGGCGGTGCTGCTGCTGTTCGCCCTGCGGATCGAGAAGGAAGAGGAGGTGCTTCTACCCGGCCTCGCTCAGGTCGGGATCGACGCGGCCCTGGTGCTGGGCCGTCCTCACCACGTGCTCGGCACGCTGCCGCGCACGTAGCTGCTCCCAGGGGTGCGCCATGACCGTGAATACCCAGGACGAGACGGTGCTCGCACGCAGCCGTGGCGGGCCGGCCGAGGTGGTCGACCATGGCAGGACCGGGCCCCGCCGGCGCCGGCCTGCGGCAGAGGCTGGTGCGCCCATCGACTACGACGTCCCGCGCAAGAACGAGGACGGCGTCCAGGTGAACGCGACGACGGACGTCGAGGTCCGGCGTCCGCAGGGCTGGGCCGGGGTCGACGAGGAAGATCTCGTCGCCGGGGAGGGGCTCGAGCTGCCCGGGGCCGACCTATCGGGCGAGGAGCTCACCATCGAGGTGGTGCCACAGCAGACCGACGAGTTCGTCTGCACGCGCTGCTTCCTCGTCCACCACCGCAGCCAGCTGGCCGGCGACGTCGCCGGGCAGCCGGTGTGCAACGAGTGCGGCGCATGATCCAGGCCCCGCACGTGAGGTACGCCCGGCAGCAGTGCACGGGCCAGTCCGAGTCCATCAGTCTCGGCAGCAGTGATCGCCAGAGCACGACACCGGTAACGGGACACAACCAACACAGGGAACGCGCGCCATGCAGGCGCACCCCGGGAGGACACCATGACCATCCGCGTCGGCATCAACGGCTTCGGCCGCATCGGCCGCAACTTCACCCGCGCCGTGCTGGCCGAGGGCGCCGATATCCAGATCGTCGGTGTCAACGACCTGACCGACACCCGAACGCTTGCGCACCTGCTGAAGTACGACTCGGTCCTGGGCAAGCTCGACGAGGAGGTCACCTCCACCGAGGACTCGATCAGCGTCGGGGCCCTGAGCTTCCGGGCGTTCTCGGAGAAGGACCCGTCTGCACTGCCCTGGGGCGACCTGGGGGCGGACATCGTCATCGAGGCGACCGGCCGCTTCACCGATGCCACCAAGGCCCAGGTGCACCTCGACGCCGGCGCCAAGATGGTCATCATCTCCGCACCGGGCAAGAACGAGGACGCGACGTTCGTGATGGGCGTCAACCACACCGAGTACGACCCGGCGAAGCACCACATCATCTCCAACGTCTCGTGCACCACCAACTGCCTCGCCCCGCTCGCGATGGTGCTGGACGAGGAGTTCGGCATCGTGCACGGGTTGATGACCACCATCCACGCCTACACCGCCGACCAGAACCTCCAGGATGGCCCGCACAAAGATCTGCGCCGGGCCCGCGCCGCAGCCATCAACATCGTGCCCACCACCACCGGCGCCGCGAAGGCCGTCTCCCGCGTCCTACCGAACCTCAAAGGCAAGCTCGACGGCTACGCCCTGCGGGTCCCCGTCCCCACCGGCTCCGCCACCGACCTGACCTTCACCGCCGCCAAGCCCGTGAGCGTCGAGGCCGTCAACGCGGCGATGAAGAAGGCTGCCGCGAGCCCCCGGTGGCAAGGCCTGCTGTTCTACACCGAGGACCCCATCGTCTCCTCCGACATCATCGGCGACCCACACATCTCCATCTTCGACGCGGGCCTGACCAAGGTGACCGGGGACCTGGTCAAGGTCGTGAGCTGGTACGACAACGAGTGGGGCTACGCCCACAGCCTGGTGGAGATCACCACGTACGTGGGCGAGCGCCTCACTGCCGAGACGGCCCGGAACGCCCGGCCGTCACGGGCCAGGCGGCCCGACGGCGTCCACCCACCGTTGGTCCGGCGAGGGAGCCGACCATGACCGTCAACAGCTTCGATGCGCGCGGCGAGCTGCAGGTGGGTGACCGGACCTACGAGATCTTCCGGCTCGACCGGGTACCGGGCGCTGCCCGGCTGCCGTACAGCCTGAAGGTCCTGCTGGAGAACCTGCTGCGCTGTGAGGATGGCACGGCCGTGACCGCCGAACAGGTCACCGCCCTTGCCGGCTGGGACCCAGCGGCGACCCACGGCGCGGAGATCCAGTTCACCCCCGCGCGGGTGCTGATGCAGGACTTCACCGGAGTGCCCTGCGTCGTCGACCTCGTGGCGATGCGCGACGCGATGGCCGCGTTCGGCGGTGACCCACAGCGGATCAACCCCCTGATCCCTGCCGAGCTCGTCATCGACCACTCGGTGATCGCCGACGCCTTCGGGCCCGGCGCCTTCCAGATCAACGCCGACCTGGAGTTCGCCCGCAACCAGGAGCGCTACCAGCTGCTCCGGTGGGGCCAGCAAGCCTTCGACGACTTCCTCGTGGTGCCACCCGGCACCGGGATCTGCCACCAGGTCAACCTCGAGTACCTCGCCCGCGTGGTCTTCACCCGGGAGGCGACGGCGGCGTCGGGACTGCCGCAGGCCTATCCCGACACGTTGGTCGGGACCGACTCGCACACCCCCATGGTCAACGGCCTCGGAGTACTGGGCTGGGGCGTGGGCGGCATCGAGGCGGAGGCCGCCATGCTCGGTCAGCCGATGAGCATGCTCATCCCGCAGGTCCTCGGCCTCAAGCTCACCGGTGCGCTGCCCGACGGTGCGACCGCGACGGACCTGGTCCTCACCGTCGCCCAGCTGCTGCGGGAGGAGGGCGTGGTGGGCAAGTTCGTCGAGTTCTACGGCCCGGGTGTGGCCGGGGTGCCGCTGGCCAACCGAGCCACGATCGGGAACATGAGCCCCGAGTACGGCTCGACCTGTGCGATCTTCCCCATCGACCACGAGACGCTGCGCTACCTGCGCCTGACCGGCCGGCCCGAGGCGCAGGTGGCCCTGGTCGAGGCCTACGCCAAGGCCCAGGGCCTGTGGCACGACCCCGACCACGACCCGGTGTACTCCCAGACCATCGAGTTCGACCTG
This window of the Georgenia yuyongxinii genome carries:
- a CDS encoding diacylglycerol/lipid kinase family protein — encoded protein: MGEHPEPAERQRVKHDGPLRTAVVVNPARVEGLDELRATIEETLAAAGWPVPLWFETTPEDPGAGQARQAVAEGAEVVFVSGGDGTVRSCVQGLAGSEAALAVLPAGTGNLLATNLGLPDDPTEGVRLAVDRGRHLLDIGEVDGQAFAVMAGMGFDAKLLESASTTLKARIGSLAYVLSALKHLRDRPMRVQIQIDDHPPFRRRARTVVIGNVGRLQGGVRLLADAEPDNGQLDVAILAPRHLAHWAAMAWGILRRHEHVPRMEVLRGSRITITSDRDQPCQLDGDVIEPRRVLAATVRPAALWLCVYQPDRSPDLAEGAPKGR
- a CDS encoding DUF4193 domain-containing protein, encoding MDYDVPRKNEDGVQVNATTDVEVRRPQGWAGVDEEDLVAGEGLELPGADLSGEELTIEVVPQQTDEFVCTRCFLVHHRSQLAGDVAGQPVCNECGA
- a CDS encoding STAS domain-containing protein is translated as MAAHSPLPEPEPGTVALFALEDRVRLVLSGELDLATKADLLRAVREAVRYDQPVEVDTRHVTFMDSSAITTLSRLTQHTDQRPIFISPSDVVRFLLDVTMIGELVDVVDHDGALPAATAVHQASVTTSA
- a CDS encoding hemerythrin domain-containing protein; amino-acid sequence: MNSRGASGSPQSPTEGRHAELSSRLTEHAYALIEAVARATDTAPRAPSIEHVVAMRRELSDYLNGEVLPHLRTEEEILYNFARGAGQGTLVASMEVDHRAMLRQVEQVDRAASPLDAAMAARAVLLLFALRIEKEEEVLLPGLAQVGIDAALVLGRPHHVLGTLPRT
- a CDS encoding carboxymuconolactone decarboxylase family protein, producing MDETMYHRTTPELAARRRELAPEIHGAFEEFSRAVFADGALPEKIKQLIAVAVAHVTQCPYCIDGHTKLAARRGASPEEIMEAIWVAAEMRAGGAYAHATLALHALGEGAVQAATRSS
- the ctaD gene encoding aa3-type cytochrome oxidase subunit I — its product is MAATAELPTGVVPGLPPRRQHWGKTLVSWVTSTDHKVIGYLYLVTSFGFFMIGGVLALLMRAELLAPGLQLVQSHEQYNQLFTMHGTIMMLLFATPLFTGLANIMVPLQIGAPDVAFPRLNMFSYWLFLFGGLIVVSGSLTPKGAASFGWTAYNPLSNAVFSPGLGGDLWVMGLAMTGFATIFGAVNLIATVITLRAPGMTMFRMPIFTWNALITSILVLMAFPVLAAALFGLAVDRVLGGQVYSPDAGGALLWQHLFWFFGHPEVYIIALPFFGIVTEVLPVFSRKPVFGYKGLVFATIAIAALSMTVWAHHMFTTGGVALSFFSLMSMFIAVPTGIKFFNWLGTMWRGKVTFETPMLFALGFLATFLFGGLTGVIIASPPMNFQVHDTYFIVAHFHYVVFGTVVFAMYSGFYFWWPKWTGRMLDERLGKINFWLLFVGFQTTFLVQHWLGAQSMPRRYADYLPEDGFQLYHQISTVGAAILAVSTLPFLYNVYKTQRGPRTVIVDDPWGFGSSLEWATACPVPRHNFTSLPRIRSERPAFDLHHPEVAAMEHSRSDSGVLESLYGGPETEGRTPMLAERITRRSDESVRSGDGPPDVGLPEGG
- a CDS encoding helix-turn-helix transcriptional regulator, producing the protein MGATGTVHGRPAGAGSTRVRVLQTLRDVPEGLGAHELAAKLDLHPNTVRFHLGRLEQDGLVHRRVAHPSVPGRPPLRFTAAPQPNALGTRREFRALAEALASVLADQVPGAPELTEQTGRAWAQRLTEAWTGPPPDANEAIDMLADALAGIGFDPQITSDRHQLSLLQRHCPFLEVAQEHRDVVCSLQLGVIRGVLERLGAPVEVTRLVPFALPQGCLVQFTQK
- a CDS encoding heavy metal translocating P-type ATPase yields the protein MRKFLSGLLGYPVVIATITAGLIGGVLELGGQETAARWVISALAAVVALLQARGMVDDLRSGRYGIDLLAVTAIASTVAVGEYWATLVVCLMLSGGEALEDYAAGRARRELTGLLENAPRTAHRLGADGQLTDVPVDDVAIGDRLVVRPFEVVPVDGVLESDGASLDESSLTGESLPVDHAHGDDLLSGAINGGEAIEVCATATAADSQYQRIIALVREAQESKAPFVRLADRVAVPFTIGALALAVGAWIVSGDPARMAEVLVVATPCPLIIAAPVAFMSGMSRAARNGVIVKSSGTLEQLARVRTVAFDKTGTLTYGKPRVTAVRTEGMAPAEMLALAAAVEQHSNHPLAAAVVDQARTGGGTVPAAEDVTEIPANGVRGTVGGHAVVVGSARFVERETGQDTSRLPAGATGVHVAVDGRYAGYVALADQLRAEARATMASLHRAGVRTTMMLTGDGEHVARHIGAEAGIDDVRAELLPQDKVAAVRAADPRPVMMVGDGVNDAPVLAAADVGVAMGARGASAASESADVVITIDDLSRSARAVQIGHRTMRVAWQAIGIGVAMSVGLMGVAAAGMLPAIVGAWLQEVVDLACILWALLAMRPGRAEVAEVERMRADVAVASADHHAPEAVLA